AGGTATCGGACAAGGTCTTGCCGGCCTCGACCATGTAACGACGCGGCACGCTGTCCAGGTCGTTGCGGTCGTAGACGTGGAAGACGGCGGCCTGCTTTCCCGAATTCGCGAACAGCAACTGCACGGTGCCGTTGACGTTGCCGCGCGCACTGGTGTGCAGCTCGTAGGGCAGGGCTCGCGACGGGCGCGAACCCGTGTCCTGCTGCGGCAATTGCGCGGTCGTCGGTACCGGCACGGCCGGCAGCGCCTGCTGGGCGGTGCGCAACTGGTCCGCGGACGTACGGGTGCCACGCCCGGCCAGTGTGGGCAGCGCCTCGGTGTTCGGTGTCTGGAAGTTGAATGCCGTGGTCAGGTCACCGCAGACCGCGCGGCGGAACGGGCTGATATTGGACTCCTGCACGCCGAAGCGCGCCTCAAGGAAGCGCAGCACGGAAGTGTGGTCGAACACCTGCGAGTTGATCCAGCCGCCGCGGCTCCACGGCGAGATCACGAACATCGGCACGCGCGGACCCGGACCGAAGACGCGGCCGTCGCGCGCCGGCTGGCTTGTGCTGCCGGCCGGTGGTTGCTGCGTGTAGTATTCGGCGGCGAGGTCGGCGTCGGGCAGCGTGGTCTTGCCGGCCAGCGAGCTGTCCGGATGGCGCGACGGGGCTGAAGGCGAGGGCACGTGGTCGAAGTAGCCGTCGTTTTCGTCGAAGTTGACCAGCAGCACCGTCTTGCTCCAGACGTCCGGGTTGCTGGTCAACGCGTCCAGCACTTCCTGCAGGAACCAGGCGCCCTGGACCGGCGACGAAGGTCCCGGATGCTCGCAATAGATCGACGGCGCGTTGATCCACGAAACGTGGGGCAGCGTGCCGTTAGCGATGTCGCGTTTGAAAGCGTCAAGGTACTGGTCAGGCTGCGTGCCCGGCAACGTGTTGGCAACGCCCTTGTAGAGCGGGTTGGCGGCGTTGTCGCTGGCTGCATCGTAGGCGTGGTACGGCAGCGCCTGGCCGGTGCTCGTGTACGGCGATTGCGGCGCACCGCCGCTGGACACCGGGAAGCCCGAGTTCAGGTTGGCACGGCGGAAGCTCTGGAAGGCACCAAGCATGTTGTCGCCCCATTCGTCGGGCATGTTCTGGTAGCTGATCCAGCTGATACCGGCTTCTTCCAGGCGCTCGGCGTAGGTCTTCCACGTGTAGCCGGTGTTGGCATCGGCGGCGACGCCGTTGATCGCATCCCACTCGTTGTTGACGAACGCCACGTTCTGCGGAATCACGCCGTTGGTGCCGGTCATGTGGAACGAGCGGTTCGCGTCGGTGCCCGTGTGCATCGCGCAATGGTAGGCGTCGCACAGCGTGAACGCCTTGGCGAGCGCGAACTGGAACGGAATTTCCTGTTCCTTGAAGTACCCCATCGACGTATCGGTCTTCGCGACGGGCCAGCGCGACATCCGGCCGTGGTCCCAGGCGGCCTGGCTGTCGGCCCACGCGTGCGGCGTGCCGGCCGTGCGCTGTGCGTTGTTGGCGCTGCCGTTCAGATGGTAGGGCGTCACGATGCTGCCGTTGGCACGCGCCTGTTGCCAGACGTTGCGCCCGTTCGGCAGCGGGATCGTGAGGCGGTCGCCAAATCCGCGCACGCCTGCCAGCGTGCCGAAGTAGTGGTCGAATGAGCGGTTTTCCTGCATCAGGATGACCACGTGCCGGACATCCATGATGGTGCCGGTGGCATTGTTTGCCGGGATAGCCAGCGCGCGGCGGATGCTCGGAGGAAAGGCGGCCAGCGCCGCGGCGGAAAAGGCCGCGCCGGTGCTCGCCTGCAGAAACTTGCGGCGGGAGATCATGTCGTTGTGCTGGGAGGATGTGGAGGGACGCGGGCTATGCCAGCCGCCGCATTCAGGGCGCGCAGCGCTTGTCGGGCGCACCAGGGGCTGCAGGCGTCGAGGCGCCCGGCTGGGCTGCGGCTGGCGGCTGCACAGGCTTCTCGTCGTCGCTCCCGCCGCAGGCACTCAACAGCAGCGCTGCGAGGCACGCGGCCACAAGGCCAGGTGTCAGTTTGGCTTCTTCCATGGGCATCGTTGGATTGTTGTGATGGGTTTGCCGGATCGGCAGGCCGCAAGGCTAAGCGGTGGCGATGACATGCTCGTGACGCGTTGTGCACTGGCCCGCCGGCCCGCCGGTTCCGCCGATGCATTGCGCTCAGGAGAATGAAGCGCCTTTCCCGACATGGCTGGGAGAGGCGGACAGGGGCTTACGCGTCCAGCCGGATGTGCACGCTGTTGGGGGTATGGACGGGCGCCGCGTTGAAGCCGTCCACGGTCACGGTGGTGAACTGGCCGCGCGAGATCGTTGCCGACTGCCGGGTGGCGGCACGTCATGCTGCGGTCAGCGGCCCGTACCGTCAGTCACGCTGTAGTTCTTGCCGCGGCGGATCGGAGTACGCGGCTATGGCCTGTGGCGGCTTGCGGCCCCCTGGACGCCACGCTGTGGCGACGGGAGGCGACTTGTATGAATATCACCTGGCCGGGGCAGGATGCGAGCGTCTTGCGCTGCGATAAAACGACGCGTGGCCGGGCAGATGCCCGGCCACGCGCACGACTGCGGCCAGCGGCCGCAACCGGGATCAGGCTTCCATTACTTCGCCGAAGCGCTGCATATGGTAGTCGCTGTCGCCCAGCAACTGGTCCAGCATGGTCAGGCGCTTGAAGTAGTCGCCCACCGACAGCTCGTCGGTCATGCCCATGCCGCCGTGCAGCTGCACCGCTTGCTGGCCGACAAAGCGCCCGGCGCGTGCAACCGTCACCTTGGCGGCAGACAGCATGCGCCGGCGCGCGGCCGGATCGGTTTCATCCAGCGCCTGCACGGCCACGTAAGCCATCGACAGCGCCAGTTCCTTCTGCACCAGCATGTCGGCCATGCGGTGCTGCAGCGCCTGGAAGCTGGCCAGCGGCTTGCCAAACTGCTGGCGCGTGGCCAGGTACTCGCCGGTGATCTGGATCAGCTTTTCCATCGCACCCGCGCCTTCCGCGCACAGTGCGGCGATGCCGTGCTCCAGGCCGACGCCCAGCGCCGCCAGGCCGTCGGCGGGCTGGCCCACCAGCGCGCTGGCCGGTACCGTGACGTTCTGCAGTGACAGGTCGGCGGCGCGCAGGCCGTCGATGGTGGGATAGGCGGTCACGCCCAGGCCCTTGCTGTCGCGCGGCACCAGGAACAGTGCGATCTCGTTGCTGCCGGATACACGTGCGGTCAGCAGGTAGGCGTCGGCGGCGGCGCCGTGCCAGACCACGCTCTTGGTGCCGCTGATCACGTAGCTGTCGCCGCTGCGCTCGGCGCTGGCGCGGGCCGATTCCGGGCGGTAGCGCGTAGTCGGTTCCAGGTAGGCCAGCGTGACGATGCGTTCGCCCGATGCGATCGCCGGCAGCCATTCCTGCTTCTGCGCGTCGCTGCCGCAGGCGTTGAGGGTGGCGGCGGCCATCACGCCGCTGGGCGTGACCGGTTCCAGCACCAGGCCGCGGCCCAGCTCGCGCTGCACCACCAGCTGGCTGGCGGGGCCTTCGCCGAAGCCGCCGAAGTCGGCGGGCACGGTCAGGCCCAGCACGCCCATTTCGGCCAGCTTGTTCCACATGCCGCGATCCAGGCTTTCGCCCTGGCGCGCGCTCTTGCGGCGGGCCTCGAAGGTGTATTCGGTGTCGATGAAGCGACGCAGGCTGTCCGCCAGCATCTGTTGCTCTTCGCTGTAGGTGAAGTCCATGTCAGCTATCCCTTCAGAAACCCAGGATCATCTTGGAGATGATGTTCTTCTGCACTTCGGTTGCGCCGCCGTAGATCGAGGTCTTGCGCATGTCGTAGTACGTGGAGGCAGCGGGGGCGGCCCACTCGGGGCCGGACACCGGCTGCGTCGCGCCGGATTCGAGCCAGTCCGGCGAATACGGCCAGGCGTTGGGGCCGGCCACTTCCATCATCAGCATGCCCAGGTCCTGCTGCACTTCGGAGCCGCGGATCTTGACGATCGACGCTTCCGGACCCGGCGTGCCGGCGGCCTGCGTGGCGACGCGCAGGAGCAGCATTTCCAGTGCCATGATGTCCATTTCCACGCGGGCGATCTTGTCGCGCATGCGCACGTCTTCGATCAGCGGACGGCCGGCGCCGTCGGTGGTCTGGCTGGCGTAGTGCTTGAGCTGGCGCAGTTCGCGGTGGCAATGGCCGATGCCGGCAATGCCGGTGCGCTCATGGCCGAGCAGGTACTTGGCGTAGGTCCAGGCGCGGTTCTCTTCGCCGACCAGGTTCTCGACCGGCACTTCCACGTCTTCGAACCAGGTTTCATTGACGTCGTGGCCGCCGTCCAGCGTCTTGATCGGGCGCACCGTCACGCCGGGCGACTTCATGTCGATCAGCAGCATGGAGATGCCTTCCTGCGCCTTGGCTTCGGGATCGGTGCGCACCAGGCAGAAGATCCAGTCGGCGAAGTGGGCCATCGTGGTCCAGGTCTTCTGGCCATTGACGATGTACTTGTCGCCCTTGCGCACTGCGCGGGTCTTCAGCGAGGCCAGGTCGGAGCCGGAGCCCGGCTCGGAGTAGCCCTGGCACCAGAAGTCTTCGACGCCCGGCATGCGCGGCAGGAAGCGCTGTTGCATCTCCGGGCTGGCGTACTTCATCAGCACCGGGCCGATCATGGTCAGGCCGAACGGCAGCAGGCGCGGCGCGCCGGCGCGGAAGGTCTCGATTTCAAAGATCAGGCGCTGCAGCGCGGTCCAGCCGGTGCCGCCCCATTGCGTGGGCCAGGTGGGGGCGCCCCAGCCTTGGGCCTGCAGGATGCGGTGCCAGCGGACGTAGTCGTCCTTTTCCACGCGCTGGTGGTTGAGCACCTTGTTGCGGATGTCTTCCGGCAGTTTGGCCTGCACGAAAGCGCGGACCTCCTCGCGGAAGGCCTGTTCCTCGGCGGTGAAACGCAAATCCATCTGAATGTCCCCTCGTTACGCGGGCGGTCCGGTGCTGGCAAGCAACCGGTTGCAGCCCTAGGTGTGCCGGCCGATTGTAGGGCGCGGGCGTCCTCCATTGCTTTTTCAATCATAAAGTCGCCCTTCGTGCCGGCGGAACCACCTGAGCCGGGTGGTGGCGGCACTGCCGAACACGGCCTTAGCCAATTCCAAATACCGCGGCGGCCGGCCTTGGCGCAAACTGGCGCGGCCTGCTCAAGTGCGTCGGGGTGCATTCCGGCGCATTCGCCGCCGGCAAGCATCGCCAACCCAGCCGTATCCCGAACGAGCCAGCCGCATGTCTTCCTTCCGTCCCCAATATATCCACGATATCCCCCGCCACTGGGCCGCGCAGACGCCCGGCGCGCCTTGCCTGTACGAGAACGGCGCCGTGCTCAGTTATGGCGATCTGTGGCAGCGCATCGAAGCGGCGCGCGACTGGCTGGTGGCGCAGGGCGTGGGCGAGGGCGACCGGGTCATGGTGGTCGGCGAGAACTGCAACGAGATGGTGGTGACGTTGTTCGCCAGCAGCCTGCTGCATGCGTGGCCGATCCAGGTCAATGCGCGCCTGTCCGCGCGCGAGATCGACAATATCCGCGACCACGCGCAGCCGGCGCTGGTGCTGTTCACCGGCCATGTGTCCGAGGTGGCCGCCGCGCACGGTACGCGGCTCGGCGCGCAAGCCAGCGGTTGCCCGGTCTTTGCCGACGGCATGCTCGCGGTGCGCGCTGCCAGCGCGCCGGAACGCGTGGCCAGCGAAGAGGCCCGCCAGGTCGCCACCCTGATCTATACCTCCGGCACCACCGGCGCGCCCAAGGGCGTGATGGTGCCGCACGTCGGCCTGACGCACTTCGCCCGCATCTCCGCCACCTCGCGCGACATGGGGCAGGAAGACGTGGCCTATGGCGCACTGCCGATGTCGCATATCTTCGGCATCGCCACCGTGCTGATGGCCACGCTGTACGCCGGCGCCAGCCTGTTCATGCGCCCGCGCTTTGACGGCAATGACGTGTTCGAAGCGCTGGTGTCGCCCGGCGTGACCATCCTGCAGGGCGTGCCGACCATGTTCACGCGCATCCTGGCGGTCGCGGCGGCGCACGGCGCAGGCCCGGGCAAGTATCCGCGCCTGCGCTACCTGTACACCGGCGGCGCGCCGCTCGATCCCACGCTCAAGCGCGACGTCGAGACCCTGTTTGGCCAGTCGCTGCACCATGGCTATGGCATTACCGAATACGCCGGCTCGCTGTTCATCACGCGCATGGACGCGCCGCGTGCGGACTGCTCGGCCGGACATATCGTCGAAGGCGTCGAGATCGAGATCACCGACGATGCCGGCACGCCGCTGCCGGCCGGCGAGCGCGGCCAGATCCGCGTGCGCGGCCCCGGCGTGATGCTCGGCTACTACCGCAACCCCGAGCAGACGGCAGAGGCGCTGCTGCCCGGCGGCTGGCTCAATACCGGTGACCTGGGCTACCTGGATGCCGACGGCGCGCTGTTTATCTCCGGCCGCTCCAAGGACCTGATCATCCGCTCGGGCTTCAACGTCTACCCGATCGAAGTCGAATCGGTGATCAACGCCTTCCCCGGCGTGCGCCAGTCGGCGGTGGTGGGACGCCCCGCCAGCGACGGCAACGAGGAAGTGGTCGCCTTTATCGAGACGCAGGAAGGCGCCAGCGTCGATCCCAAGGCGCTCGACGCCTACCTGCGCGAATGCCTGGCCCCGTACAAGCGCCCGGCGGAAATCCGCACCGTCGACGTCATTCCCACGACGGCCAGCGGCAAGCTGCTCAAGCAGCCGCTGCGTGCATTGCTGGACTGAGCCCGAATTCCCTTTACCGGGCTGGTTCGACATGCCAGCCCGGGCATTTCAGCCCTATCTGGAGGAGACAACAATGAAAACCTGGAACACACTGGCGGCACTGACCACGACCCTGCTGCTGCAGGGCGCGGCCTGGGCGACGGACGTCTATCCGTCGCGGCCGGTCAAGCTGCTGGTGGGCTATGCCCCGGGCGGCCCGGTCGATACCGCCGCGCGCATCTACGCCGAACAACTGGGCCGCGTGCTCAAGCAGCCGGTGGTGGTGGACAACCGCGCCGGCGCCAGCGGCGCGATCGCGGCCGACATGACCGCCAAGGCAACGCCTGACGGCTATACGTTGTACTTCGTCGCCAGCCCCACCATGACCATGACCCCGCTGATCCAGCGTTCGGTCAACTTCAACCCGGTCAAGGACTTCACCTACATCGGCCTGATCACCGACTACACCAACGTGCTGCTGGTGAACAAGGATTTCCCGGCCAGGAACGTCGGCGAACTGGTCGACTACGCGCGCAAGCACCCGCAGGACGTCTCGTTCGGCTCGGCCGGCGTGGGGGCTTCGAATCACCTGTCGGCGGAACTGCTGGCGCAGATGAACGGCGTGAAGATGCTGCACGTGCCTTATAAGGGCAATTCGCCGGCGATGGCGGATGTGATGAGCGGCAAGGTGACTTTCATGTTCGATATCACCGGCACCGCCATCGGCCATATCAATGGCGGCAAGGTGCGGGCGCTGGCGGTCACGTCGAAGACGCGCAATCCGGCGCTGCCCAATGTGCCGACCATGATCGAGTCGGGGCAGAAGGACTATGACCTGACTGGATGGTATGCGTTGATCGGACCGCAGAAGCTGCCGGCGGATGTGGTGGACAAGCTGGTCAAGGCGCAGAAGGCGATTGGCGACGATCCGGCTTACCGGCAGCGGATGGCGGCGGGTGGGTATGACGTCAATGTCAGTTCGCCGAAGCAGCTGGGGGATCGGATCCAGCGGGAGCTGGCGCTGTGGGGTGGGGTGGTGAAGAAGGCGGGGATTCAGGCGGATTGAGGGGATTTTTGAGGGGCGAGGGGGCCTGCGGGAAGCCGGCCCTGTTGTTCTAAGGGTTGCTCGAGGACTGGTCGCTTCATGTCGCTGTTGATGACATGCTGTCGGCCGTTGAACCGCCTGGTTCCGCCCTCCTGGGCGGGTCACTTTCTGGCCGAGCGCCAAAAAGTAACCAAAAAACGCGTCGCCTGAGCGGCTGGCTATCAATTTGGCGGCGTGGGTGGGTCGGGCGGCGGTGATTTCCGTTTGGGCTCGGTGCCCGTTCGGGCCTGCTAACGCTGTGTGATTCAGGGCCAGTGCCTGGCGTTAACCGGCTCTTGAACGATCCCCATGCCGGGCGTAGGCCGCCTGCTGCATGTCATATTGGTGGGACGCCTTCGGCTGCGCTACGCGCGGGCCCTAATGTGGCAGCGCGGCCGATCTCCCTCTGGTCATTGCCGTCGCCGCTTAGCGAGCGAAGCGATGTGGATTCGTGCCAAGGCACCTCACCCGCGAGACTGAGCCGCGCGCAGCGCAGCCGAAGGCGATGATGCGATACCGCAGGCAGCAGGCGGCCGACACCCGTCCTGGGGATTGTTCAAAAGTGGGGGTTCGTCAGGCACCCACACTCACTCACTTGGCGTAGCAGGCTGGAATCGCGACCACGCCTCACTGAAACCCAAATCGCCAATATCACCAAAAGCGCCAAATTGGCTCAGCCAGCCGCTAAGCGACGCGCTTTTTGGTTACTTTTTGGCGCTCGGCCAAAAAGTGACCCGCCCAGGAGGGCGGAACCAGGCGGTTCAACGGCCGACAGCATGTCATCAACAGCGACAGCGGGCGCTTAAACGGCCGACCGCATGTCATCAACAGCGCCCCGCCCAGCAGGGCGGAACCAGGCGGTTCAACCAGCGACAACATCTCACCAGCACCACAGATCCACCAAGCACCTGATTGAATGCCATCCAGGCATAGCCTTTGATGGTGATGCGCACCTCCGCCAAGGCGTGGCCCGACCCCGCAATTCTCCGCTACGCGAGGTCGCGCGCCGATTCCCCGAGATGGCACTCGCCATCCATGCTCAGAGAATCAGCGCCTGCAGCAACCGCCTGCGGCCCTCGCCTCTACCTTTACCCTTCAATCTCCGCCCACCCCTGCATCGCCTGCCCGCCAGCATCATCGCCAGTCCAAAGCACCAGCCGGCCAGCCTGCGCTGGATCGGCCGTGCCGCCAACGGTGATCGTGTCCTGATCAAACAGCGGCGCCAGCCCCCGGAACCCAAAGCGCTTCACGCGCGCCTGCGGCTGCTCGCGCGCCACCAGGTCCAGCATCAGCATCGCCTGCATCGGGCCATGCACCACCAGGCCGGGATAGCCCTCGACATCGCGCGTATAGGCGCGGTCGTAGTGGATGCGGTGGCCGTTGAAGGTCAGCGCCGAATAGCGGAACAGCATGACCGGGTCGGCCTGCAGCGTGCGCTGCCATTGCGCGGTTTGCTCCAGGCGCGGGCGCGGCGGCTGTGGCTTGGACGGGTCCGGCATGGCGCGGTAGACGATGTCGTGGCGCTCGTTGACCGCGGTCTTGCCGTTCACGGTCAGTTCGTGGTCGACCGCGACGAACCACAGTTCGCCGCTACGGCCGGTCTTGTACTGCACGTCCGCGATGGTGGAGGTGCGCGTGACGGTATCGCCGATATGCAGCGGATGGCTGAAGGTCAGCTCGCTGCCGGCCCACATGCGGCGCGGCAGCGGCACCGGAGGCATGAAGCCGCCGAGGTGCGGGTGGCCGTCGCGGCCGATGTCGCGTTGCTGCGCGCGCGGCAGGAAATAGAGCCAGTGCCACAGCGGCGGCAGCGGGCCCGCGGCGACCGCCTCGGGGTCGAGGTCGAAGGTGGCGGCGAGGCCGATCACTGGTTCGGGCGACAGCGTTTCGGTGCGCGATTCGCTGCGGCCGATCCAGCCGCGCAGGCGTTCGAGTTCGGAAGTGGCGTCAGTCATGGGCTTGCAGGTTCGGGTTAGACAGGAAAGGCGGGGCGCTATTGCGCCAGCGCCAGCAGGCGTTTCGCCTGCTCGATCACGGGCCGGTCGACCATCTTGCCATCGACCTGCACGGCATGGCTGCCGCTAGCGGTGGCTTCGAGCACGCGGCGGGCCCAGTCAAGCTGCTCGGCGCTCGGCAGGAAGCCGGCACGCACCGCGCCCAGCTGCGCCGGGTGGATGCACAGCTTGCCGGCAAAGCCGAGTTCGCGCGCGTAGGCGACGTCGCTGGCCAGCATGGTTTCGTCCTTCAGCGCGGTGGTGACGCCGTCCACCGGCGGCGGCAGCCCGGCCACGCGCGAAGCCAGCACGATGCGGGCGCGCGCGAACGCCAGCGCGTCGCGGGTGTGGCTGCAGCCCAGGTCGACGGCATAGTCGAGCGAGCCGAATGCCAATCGTGCCACGCCGCTGGCCGTGGCCACCGTGTCGACGTGGTGCAGGCCGAGTGCGGTCTCGATGATAGCGACCAGCTCGCCCTGCGGGTTGATCGCGTGCAGCGCCTGCGCGATCTGCGCCAGAGCGGCGGCGTCTTCGGCCTTGGGCACCATCAGCCCGGCCAGCGCGGTGCCGGCCGGCAGCGAGCGCAGCCAGGCCAGGTCAGCCGGAAACGCGGGCGAGGCGCTGTCGTTGATGCGGACCATGGCGCGCGCAGCGGGCTTGCCCGCCAGCCAGGCGCCAATGGCTTCGCGCGCGGCGGGCTTGGCGTCGGGGTGCACGGCATCCTCGAGGTCGAGGATCATCACGTCGGGGCCTGCGGCGGCGGCCTTGTCGAAACGCTCCGGCCGGTCGCCGGGGACGAACAGGTAGGTGACTGCGGTAGACATGCGGGGCGTTCCTCAGCGTGCGGCGGGCAGCCAGTCGTTGACGTTGGGCGCCTGCTCCAGCGCCCACACGCGCGCGATGATGGCGCGCATCTCGGCCTCGCTGGCGCCATTGCGGAATGCGCCCAGCTGCAGCGCCTTGGCTTCCAGCTCGGGGCGCGACAAGGTGTTGTCCGGGTCGCCCTTGGGTACGTCCACGCGCGCGGCCAGCGTGCGGCCGTCGGTGGTCTTGACCGTGACGCGGCCGATCCACTGGCGCGGGTAAGCGGCGTTGATCTCGTTGTCGAGCTCCATCGTGACCTTGCCGCGGAAGTCGACGACTTTCGCGTCGGGCAGCGCGTACTGCTCGAATTCCGCCAGGCCGGCGTGGCCATGCACGGCAACCAGCCCCAGCACCGTGCCCATCGAGAACTTGGCCTGGTGGATGGTGGCCGGGTTGACCACCGGGCCGAGCACGTCGATCGCGCCCTGGTGCACGTGGGTGGTGACGCTGGCGATCTGGTCCGCGCTGATGCCTTCGCGCTGCATCAGCACCTTGAGCGCGTCGGCGGCCGGGTGCGTGTGGCGGCACGAGGCAAAGAACTTGAACGAGGTCTCGGCGGTGGCCCAACGGGTGCCCAGGCCATCGGTCAGCGCGGCGGGGTTGGCGTCGCTCGACATGCCGGCGGCCATGCCCTGCTTGCCTTCGAGGATCTGCTTTGCGCCGGTGAAGCCCGCGCGCGCCAGCCACGCCGATTGCAGGCCGTCGGCCGCGGCCTTGGCGGTGTGGAGCTGCTTGGAGTCGGCGGCGTCGCGCAGGAACTCCCACAGGCCGGCGGCCTGCGTGCCGGCCGAACCCAGCGCCTGGTTGATGCCTTCGGCATCCAGGTTGTATAGCTTGGCCACGGCGGCAGCGGCGGCGAGCGTGCCGACGGTGCCGGTGGTGTGGAACACGGTGTAGTGCGAACGGCCCATGAACTCGCCGATGCGGATGCCGGCCTCATAGCCGGCGATCGACGCCAGCAGCACTTCGGCACCGGTCTTGCCTTCGGCCTGCGCCGCGGCCACCACGGCCGGGAACACGACCGCGGCCGGGTGCAGCACCGAGCCGTTGTGCACGTCGTCCTGCTCGACCACATGCGACGAAGCGCCGTTGATCAGCGCGGCGAAGTAGGGCGAGGTGCGGCGGCGGTCCACCAGCACTTCGGCGTCGCCCTGTGCGGTGCCCATGGCCGCGGCGAATTCCTGCAGGCGGCGCACGGCGGGAGCGTCCTTGCCGGCGATGGCCGAGGCGATCCAGTCGAGGAACAGGTCCTTGGTGCGCTCGATCACGGGCGCGGGCACGTCCGTCAGCTTGAAATCGGCCAGGAACTGGCACAGCTGGCGGGTCGGGTAGTTGGTGTCTGCGGCTTGGCTCATGCAGGCTCCGATGCGGAAATGGTTTCGTGGAAATGGAAAAAGCCCGGCGTCCTGTGCGAGATGGCCGGGCGTGGTGCGTTCAGATGGTCTGCTTGTCGGCCAGCGCGGCGATATCGCCGTCGGCATAGCCTAGCTCGGCCAGAATCTGCCTGCTGTGCGCGCCAAG
This genomic window from Cupriavidus sp. P-10 contains:
- a CDS encoding HpcH/HpaI aldolase/citrate lyase family protein; the encoded protein is MSTAVTYLFVPGDRPERFDKAAAAGPDVMILDLEDAVHPDAKPAAREAIGAWLAGKPAARAMVRINDSASPAFPADLAWLRSLPAGTALAGLMVPKAEDAAALAQIAQALHAINPQGELVAIIETALGLHHVDTVATASGVARLAFGSLDYAVDLGCSHTRDALAFARARIVLASRVAGLPPPVDGVTTALKDETMLASDVAYARELGFAGKLCIHPAQLGAVRAGFLPSAEQLDWARRVLEATASGSHAVQVDGKMVDRPVIEQAKRLLALAQ
- a CDS encoding acyl-CoA dehydrogenase family protein produces the protein MDFTYSEEQQMLADSLRRFIDTEYTFEARRKSARQGESLDRGMWNKLAEMGVLGLTVPADFGGFGEGPASQLVVQRELGRGLVLEPVTPSGVMAAATLNACGSDAQKQEWLPAIASGERIVTLAYLEPTTRYRPESARASAERSGDSYVISGTKSVVWHGAAADAYLLTARVSGSNEIALFLVPRDSKGLGVTAYPTIDGLRAADLSLQNVTVPASALVGQPADGLAALGVGLEHGIAALCAEGAGAMEKLIQITGEYLATRQQFGKPLASFQALQHRMADMLVQKELALSMAYVAVQALDETDPAARRRMLSAAKVTVARAGRFVGQQAVQLHGGMGMTDELSVGDYFKRLTMLDQLLGDSDYHMQRFGEVMEA
- a CDS encoding phosphocholine-specific phospholipase C, whose translation is MISRRKFLQASTGAAFSAAALAAFPPSIRRALAIPANNATGTIMDVRHVVILMQENRSFDHYFGTLAGVRGFGDRLTIPLPNGRNVWQQARANGSIVTPYHLNGSANNAQRTAGTPHAWADSQAAWDHGRMSRWPVAKTDTSMGYFKEQEIPFQFALAKAFTLCDAYHCAMHTGTDANRSFHMTGTNGVIPQNVAFVNNEWDAINGVAADANTGYTWKTYAERLEEAGISWISYQNMPDEWGDNMLGAFQSFRRANLNSGFPVSSGGAPQSPYTSTGQALPYHAYDAASDNAANPLYKGVANTLPGTQPDQYLDAFKRDIANGTLPHVSWINAPSIYCEHPGPSSPVQGAWFLQEVLDALTSNPDVWSKTVLLVNFDENDGYFDHVPSPSAPSRHPDSSLAGKTTLPDADLAAEYYTQQPPAGSTSQPARDGRVFGPGPRVPMFVISPWSRGGWINSQVFDHTSVLRFLEARFGVQESNISPFRRAVCGDLTTAFNFQTPNTEALPTLAGRGTRTSADQLRTAQQALPAVPVPTTAQLPQQDTGSRPSRALPYELHTSARGNVNGTVQLLFANSGKQAAVFHVYDRNDLDSVPRRYMVEAGKTLSDTWATSSADAGQYDLWVLGPNGYHRHFRGDTKVLDAARANPEIRVCYEVANGDVYVDLINMGNAPCTFRVTPLAYRTDGPWEASVPAGGTQTLHWALKDSGNWYDFAVTSSSDATFYRRFAGRVETGSHSVTDPAMGML
- a CDS encoding FAS1-like dehydratase domain-containing protein — its product is MTDATSELERLRGWIGRSESRTETLSPEPVIGLAATFDLDPEAVAAGPLPPLWHWLYFLPRAQQRDIGRDGHPHLGGFMPPVPLPRRMWAGSELTFSHPLHIGDTVTRTSTIADVQYKTGRSGELWFVAVDHELTVNGKTAVNERHDIVYRAMPDPSKPQPPRPRLEQTAQWQRTLQADPVMLFRYSALTFNGHRIHYDRAYTRDVEGYPGLVVHGPMQAMLMLDLVAREQPQARVKRFGFRGLAPLFDQDTITVGGTADPAQAGRLVLWTGDDAGGQAMQGWAEIEG
- a CDS encoding acyl-CoA dehydrogenase family protein, which gives rise to MDLRFTAEEQAFREEVRAFVQAKLPEDIRNKVLNHQRVEKDDYVRWHRILQAQGWGAPTWPTQWGGTGWTALQRLIFEIETFRAGAPRLLPFGLTMIGPVLMKYASPEMQQRFLPRMPGVEDFWCQGYSEPGSGSDLASLKTRAVRKGDKYIVNGQKTWTTMAHFADWIFCLVRTDPEAKAQEGISMLLIDMKSPGVTVRPIKTLDGGHDVNETWFEDVEVPVENLVGEENRAWTYAKYLLGHERTGIAGIGHCHRELRQLKHYASQTTDGAGRPLIEDVRMRDKIARVEMDIMALEMLLLRVATQAAGTPGPEASIVKIRGSEVQQDLGMLMMEVAGPNAWPYSPDWLESGATQPVSGPEWAAPAASTYYDMRKTSIYGGATEVQKNIISKMILGF
- a CDS encoding Bug family tripartite tricarboxylate transporter substrate binding protein, with protein sequence MKTWNTLAALTTTLLLQGAAWATDVYPSRPVKLLVGYAPGGPVDTAARIYAEQLGRVLKQPVVVDNRAGASGAIAADMTAKATPDGYTLYFVASPTMTMTPLIQRSVNFNPVKDFTYIGLITDYTNVLLVNKDFPARNVGELVDYARKHPQDVSFGSAGVGASNHLSAELLAQMNGVKMLHVPYKGNSPAMADVMSGKVTFMFDITGTAIGHINGGKVRALAVTSKTRNPALPNVPTMIESGQKDYDLTGWYALIGPQKLPADVVDKLVKAQKAIGDDPAYRQRMAAGGYDVNVSSPKQLGDRIQRELALWGGVVKKAGIQAD
- a CDS encoding class I adenylate-forming enzyme family protein — encoded protein: MSSFRPQYIHDIPRHWAAQTPGAPCLYENGAVLSYGDLWQRIEAARDWLVAQGVGEGDRVMVVGENCNEMVVTLFASSLLHAWPIQVNARLSAREIDNIRDHAQPALVLFTGHVSEVAAAHGTRLGAQASGCPVFADGMLAVRAASAPERVASEEARQVATLIYTSGTTGAPKGVMVPHVGLTHFARISATSRDMGQEDVAYGALPMSHIFGIATVLMATLYAGASLFMRPRFDGNDVFEALVSPGVTILQGVPTMFTRILAVAAAHGAGPGKYPRLRYLYTGGAPLDPTLKRDVETLFGQSLHHGYGITEYAGSLFITRMDAPRADCSAGHIVEGVEIEITDDAGTPLPAGERGQIRVRGPGVMLGYYRNPEQTAEALLPGGWLNTGDLGYLDADGALFISGRSKDLIIRSGFNVYPIEVESVINAFPGVRQSAVVGRPASDGNEEVVAFIETQEGASVDPKALDAYLRECLAPYKRPAEIRTVDVIPTTASGKLLKQPLRALLD